Proteins encoded together in one Columba livia isolate bColLiv1 breed racing homer chromosome 3, bColLiv1.pat.W.v2, whole genome shotgun sequence window:
- the MAP1LC3C gene encoding microtubule-associated proteins 1A/1B light chain 3C encodes MQAKPGAQAARPFKLRKSFATRLEEVAGIRAKFPTKIPVIVERYHKEKYLPLLDKTKFLVPEELTMTQFITIIRSRMALTATQAFYLLVNNKSLASMSLTMAEVYRDYKDEDGFVYMTYASQEMFGCFLPTAQGKTMACLQKT; translated from the exons ATGCAGGCGAAGCCCGGGGCGCAGGCGGCCAGGCCGTTCAAGCTGAGGAAGAGTTTCG CCACCCGGCTGGAAGAAGTAGCAGGAATCCGGGCGAAGTTCCCGACAAAAATCCCG GTAATTGTTGAAAGATACCATAAAGAGAAATACCTTCCTCTCTTGGACAAAACCAAATTTCTTGTTCCCGAGGAGCTGACCATGACACAGTTCATCACCATCATCAG AAGCAGGATGGCTCTAACTGCTACACAAGCTTTCTACCTGCTGGTGAACAACAAAAGCCTAGCCAGTATGTCCTTGACAATGGCAGAAGTGTACAGGGACTACAAAGATGAAGATGGCTTTGTGTATATGACATACGCTTCCCAAGAGATGTTTGGATGCTTTTTACCCACTGCTCAAGGAAAAACTATGGCATGCCTTCAAAAAACTTAA